The Acidimicrobiia bacterium region CAATCCGGCCCACCCGACCCCGATTCAACCCCCAAAACCACCACCAGCCAACCGAATCGGTGGATCCAGGCTAAGGGAGAGGGGACCTCGGATACCGCCCACCTCGGTCAAACCTTATCTGTCTTATCGCGCCAACGCATAAAAACCCGCTCAGTCATCCGCGGAGTAGTCTCAGCGCGTACGTGGCAATAACAGGGGAACCATCCCGGCGGCTATGGATGACGATGAACCCGAGGGAGGCGACATGAAGCGCCTGATAGCCATCGTTGCGGTGAGCCTGGTGGCGGGTGCGTGCGGATCTACTGCACCGACGACCTCCACGGTCGCACCGGCGGAGACCCCGACCACCACATCGACAACTCCCGGCCCGACCACCACCCTCGCCCCGATCGTGGCGGATGAAACTGCCCCGTGGTTCGGTTCGTCGCTGGCCGCCGGCGCAGTTGACCCGGTGCTGGTCGAGCAATGGAGCAATGCAGACAACCGGGGATGGTGCTCGGCGCTCTTTCCTGCCGACGTGAACACGGTGACAGCCGACGGCCGTATCCGTTCGGCGAACTTCGGTGGTGGCTGGGCAGTCGCCTGGGACCGCGACGGTGGCCCGGGGCGCGAGCCGACGGGTACTTACTGCTCCGACTGCGGGCGGGGAGCGTTCGGCATTGCCGGGACGGGGTTGCGAGCGATCGGCGACGAAGCTTCCGCAGCTGCCGGTTCCCTCACCTGGTCCGACGGGAGTATCGGTGGGTTTGGACCCGAAGGGGGCGTCGATGCCCTGGACGGCGCTCCGATTCTGATGAACCTGCTCATCGCCGGTGAGGGATGCGTATACAACGTCTGGTCGTTCCTAGGCGAGGAGCACCTGCTGTCGCTGACCAGAGACCTGCGCTTCGTGGAAACCCTGCGTGGAGAACCAACGCTGTGGCTCAGCGAACTGCCCCCGACAGATGTCGTTGCTCTCGGCTCCCCCCCATGGGATGAGGCACCGCTGCCCCGATCGGCCCTGCCGGAAGCCGCCTACCTCGAATGGGAGGGCGAAGCCGGCGCACCGGCCGGTTGCCCCCTCCTCTATTTCGCCGACCTTGGTGCTGCGGAGGGGGCTTCCATCAGGCGAGCTGCCAACGAGGGTGAGATGCTGGTCGCCTGGGATCTCCCATCAGGACCCGGACATGAGCCTTCCGGCGAACCGTGCGAGGACTGCGGGCGCGGAGTGATCGGGTTGGGAACCTTCCAGACCAGCATCCGGGGTAGCGGCCTTCCGGCTGCCTACCAATGGGACGACGGCAGCATCGGCTGGACGTTTGCCGAACCGTACTCGTATGGCGTTGAAGCGACGGTCAAGGTCGCCGACTTCGATTGCAGCTACTGGCTCTGGTCACACCTGGGTAAGGAGCACCTGGAATACCTGATGGGGCAGCTCCGCAGGGTCGAGGGACTTCCCTAATCGACGTCGGGTTTGCCGCGCAACCGTTTCGTCTGTGCCCTCCGCCGCTTTGACTCGAGCCGCCGCCGCCTGGCCGCCTTGGATGGTTTGGTGGCGCGCCGCTCCGGCGCAGGTGGCCGGGCGGATTCGCCGAGGAGGACGGAGAGACGCCGTCTGGCAAGCTGACGGTTTCTCCATTGTGAGCGAGTCTCGTCGGCGACCACGATCAGCGCTCCGCCGACGAGCCGGTGCTCGAGCCGTTCGATCATCCGCTGTTTGAGTGCGTCATCGATGGAAGCGGTGGCGACGAGGTCGAAGCGCAGTTCCGCCCGCGTGTTCGATCGATTGGCATGCTGGCCGCCTGGTCCACCGGAGGGTGTGAACGTCCAGTTCAACTCGTCGTTCGGGATGACGATCTGCGCGTTGACGACCAGATCGTCGCTCACGTCGACTGCCGATCCTCAATAAACGCCCGGACAACCTCGCTCCTGGCCACCTTGCCGAGCGAGTTGTGGGGCAACTCGTCGGTGAAGTGCCACTTCCTCGGCACCTTATAGCCGGCGAGATGCTGGCGAACCAGCGCCTCGAGGTTCCGGGCAGACACCTGCTCCGGGTCGGCCACCACGGCAGCCACCAGGATCTCTCCCCATTCCGGATCCGGCAGCCCGACCACCGCTGCTTCCCGCACATCGGGATGATCGAGGAGGATGTGTTCGACCTCGACCGGATGGATGTTCTCCCCCCCGCTGATGATGAGGTCGTCGCTCCTCCCCATGACTGTGAGCCGTCCTTCATCGTTGAGCCGGCCGAAATCGCCGGTTCGGAGCCACGCCGACGGCAGATGAGCAGGCTCGCCGACGTAGCCGGCCGAGACCATCGGCCCGTGAATCTCGATATGCCCCGGCTGGCCGGGCCGCAGCCGGTTGCCGGCTGCCGAGGTCACCCGCAGGTCGACCGAATCGAGGGGTGGCAGTGCGAGGCTCGGCTCGAGGCCTTCGGAAATCGGCAGGGTGGCGATTTGTGAGGTCGTCTCGGTCATGCCGTAGGTGGGCAGCACGGGCAGATGCGCACGGGCGGAACGATCGAGCAACTCCTGGGTGGCCGGACCGCCGCCGAGCAGCACCGCCCGCACCCCCCAGTATGGCCCCGGCTCGATATCGAGGATCCTCTCCAGCATGGTGGCCACCAGAGAGGCGAGGGTCACCCTGCCCTCTCTCATCAGCAATCCGGCCCTGGCCGACTCGAAACGCGGCTCGAGTACGACGGCACTCCCCTGCCGGGCGGAGCGGACGATGATCGACCAACCTCCGACGTGAAACAGCGGGAGCACCGTCAACCAGCGATCCTCCCTGGTATGCGCCAGGTGTTTGGCAGAGGCGGCCGCCGAGGCTTCGAAGTTGCCCCGGCTGAGCTTCACGCACTTCGGTTGCCCGGTTGTGCCGGAAGTGAACATGACCATGTAGCCATCGTGGGGCGGCATTTCGTAGCGGGGGTCGATGTTTCCTTCCGCCAGGCCGTGCAGAGGAAGGGTCTCCAGGTCGAGCGTGGGAGCATGTACCGACGACAACACCATCGTGGCGCCGGCGCGCCGGATGAGAGGTTCGACCTCTTCTTCAACCAGGCGAGTATTCAACGGCAAGACCAGCGCACCTGCCCGCGGTACGGCCAGCATCGCCACCACCGTGTCGAGATCGTTCTCTCCCCACACGGCGACCACATCGCCACGTTGAACGCCGGAATCCCTCAACGCTCCAACGGCGCGGCATACCCGGCCCTCAACCTCACCGAACGAATAGGTTTGGGCAGGCGTGATCAGGAACGGGTCATCCGGGGCTCGCTCCGCTGCTTGCATGAGCCAATCGGCGTATTGCTGCATGAAGACGTAGAGTATCGGCGCTTGGCGAGGAGATGACCAACCATGGTTTCAGAACTGTTCGACACTTCAGTTTGGGCACAGGTGCCAAAGCTCGAATTCTCAGACATCACCCTCCACCGGACCCTGGAGGGCGGGACGGTCCGCATTGCCTTTGATCGAGCCGAGGTGCGCAATGCGTTCCGGCCGCAGACGGTCGATGAGCTCCACCGGGCATTTGAGTATGCCCGGATGACACAGGAAGTCGGAACGATCCTGCTGACTGGCAACGGCCCATCGTCCAAGGACGGCGGATGGGCCTTCTGCTCGGGCGGCGACCAGCGTATCCGCGGCAAGGACGGCTACCAATACGAAGACGGTTCAACGGGTCCGGGCCGATTGCACATCCTCGAAATACAGCGGCTGATCCGCTTCATGCCGAAGGTGGTGATCGCAGTAGTTCCGGGATGGGCGGTTGGTGGTGGCCATTCGCTGCACGTGGTGTGCGACCTGACGATCGCCAGTCGCGAACACGCCGTCTTCAAACAAACCGACGCGGATGTCGCTTCCTTCGACGCCGGGTTCGGCTCTGCCTACCTCGCCCGCCAGGTCGGACAGAAACGGGCTCGCGAGATCTTTTTCCTCGGGCGGGACTACTCGGCCGACGAAGCCGTGGCCATGGGCATGGCGAATGCCTCGGTGCCCCATGCGCAACTCGAACAAGTCGCACTCGAATGGGCGGAGGAGATCAACGCCAAGAGCCCGACCGCCATCATGATGTTGAAATATGCCTTCAACCTGCCGGATGACGGTCTCGTCGGCCAGCAACTGTTTGCCGGTGAAGCAACCCGGCTGGCGTACGGCACCACCGAAGCACGCGAGGGTCGGGACGCCTTCCTCGAGAAGCGGAACCCGGACTACTCGAAGTTCCCAAGACACTTCTGATGGATCGGCGTCGAGCGTGGTGGCAAGCCGGGCGGCCCCACACCCTCCCTGCCGCGGCCACCCCGGTGCTGGTGGGAGCCGGCCTGGCGGCCGGCGATGGAGCGTTCCGCTGGGGACCGTTCTTCGCCGCCATGCTGGGGGCTCTGGCAATTCAAGTGGCAGCCAACTTCACCAACGATCTTTCCGACGCCCGCAAAGGGGCCGACACCGACCAGCGCATCGGTCCGCAGCGGATGGTCGCCACCGGGATCATCTCCGAGCGAGCGATGCTTTCGGCAACCGTGGCGGCCTTTGTCGTGGCCTCGGCGGCCGGCGTCTATCTGATCATCGAGGCGGGGTGGGTCATCGCTCTGGTCGGCCTCCTTTCGATCCTGGCCACCATCGGATACGTTGGTGGCCCACGACCCTACGGGTACCGGGGCCTGGGTGAGGTGTTCGTGTTCGTGTTCTTCGGACTCGTCGCCACCGTCGGAAGTCGCTACGTCCACGATCGGACCGCTCCGCTCGACGCCTGGTTGCTCGCCATCCCGATCGGCTTTCTCGTCACCGCCATCCTCGTCGCCAACAACGTGCGAGACATCGAGACGGATGAAGCAACCGGCAAACGG contains the following coding sequences:
- the menE gene encoding o-succinylbenzoate--CoA ligase, with amino-acid sequence MQQYADWLMQAAERAPDDPFLITPAQTYSFGEVEGRVCRAVGALRDSGVQRGDVVAVWGENDLDTVVAMLAVPRAGALVLPLNTRLVEEEVEPLIRRAGATMVLSSVHAPTLDLETLPLHGLAEGNIDPRYEMPPHDGYMVMFTSGTTGQPKCVKLSRGNFEASAAASAKHLAHTREDRWLTVLPLFHVGGWSIIVRSARQGSAVVLEPRFESARAGLLMREGRVTLASLVATMLERILDIEPGPYWGVRAVLLGGGPATQELLDRSARAHLPVLPTYGMTETTSQIATLPISEGLEPSLALPPLDSVDLRVTSAAGNRLRPGQPGHIEIHGPMVSAGYVGEPAHLPSAWLRTGDFGRLNDEGRLTVMGRSDDLIISGGENIHPVEVEHILLDHPDVREAAVVGLPDPEWGEILVAAVVADPEQVSARNLEALVRQHLAGYKVPRKWHFTDELPHNSLGKVARSEVVRAFIEDRQST
- the arfB gene encoding alternative ribosome rescue aminoacyl-tRNA hydrolase ArfB, whose amino-acid sequence is MSDDLVVNAQIVIPNDELNWTFTPSGGPGGQHANRSNTRAELRFDLVATASIDDALKQRMIERLEHRLVGGALIVVADETRSQWRNRQLARRRLSVLLGESARPPAPERRATKPSKAARRRRLESKRRRAQTKRLRGKPDVD
- a CDS encoding 1,4-dihydroxy-2-naphthoyl-CoA synthase produces the protein MVSELFDTSVWAQVPKLEFSDITLHRTLEGGTVRIAFDRAEVRNAFRPQTVDELHRAFEYARMTQEVGTILLTGNGPSSKDGGWAFCSGGDQRIRGKDGYQYEDGSTGPGRLHILEIQRLIRFMPKVVIAVVPGWAVGGGHSLHVVCDLTIASREHAVFKQTDADVASFDAGFGSAYLARQVGQKRAREIFFLGRDYSADEAVAMGMANASVPHAQLEQVALEWAEEINAKSPTAIMMLKYAFNLPDDGLVGQQLFAGEATRLAYGTTEAREGRDAFLEKRNPDYSKFPRHF
- a CDS encoding 1,4-dihydroxy-2-naphthoate polyprenyltransferase, yielding MDRRRAWWQAGRPHTLPAAATPVLVGAGLAAGDGAFRWGPFFAAMLGALAIQVAANFTNDLSDARKGADTDQRIGPQRMVATGIISERAMLSATVAAFVVASAAGVYLIIEAGWVIALVGLLSILATIGYVGGPRPYGYRGLGEVFVFVFFGLVATVGSRYVHDRTAPLDAWLLAIPIGFLVTAILVANNVRDIETDEATGKRTLAVILGRARTRTLFALLVFGSFVAIALFGLAGWTAAPTMLAVFLAPFSAALVRTVYTRTEGPALIRVLKGTARLHLLVGLVLAAGAAVGTA